The following proteins are encoded in a genomic region of Streptomyces collinus Tu 365:
- a CDS encoding SpoIIE family protein phosphatase translates to MIGKSPRSVAGQVFVLQVALVVVLVVCAVFALVLQSERDTSTEARRRSIAVAETFAHSPGVVEALRSPHPSAVLQPLTEAGRKSAGVDFIVVMDKKGIRYTHPIPSKIGKRFVGRIAPSLAGHVYTESVHGPLGHEVQATVPIRDDRGKVTALVSAGLKVKNVTNAVDRQLPIILGAGAAALVVSTGGTALVGRRLRRQTHSLAPDEMSRMYEHHDTVLHSVREGVLIVQDNGRLLLANDEARRLLELPVEAEGHTVRELSCLDADMAELLSSGREATDEVHFAGGRLLAVNQRPTHPEGGPRGTVVTLRDSTELQAVSGRAEVTRERLELLYDAGLGIGTSLDVVRTADELAQLAVPRFADFVTVDVADAVLHGEEPGPKATDMRRVAVSGIRDDHPLYERGRLIDFLPSTPQALGYDAGRTQLVTDLSSASGWQAQDPERARQIVDFGIHSLISAPVQARGVVLGMVNFWRSKRDAFDEEELSLAEELVARAAVSIDNARRYAREHALAVTLQRSLLPRALPEQSALDVGYRYLPAQSGVSGDWFDVIPLPGGRVALAVGDVVGHGLHAAATMGRLRTAVHNFSTLDLPPDELLSHLDDLVGRIDQDEACADTSGEIVGATCLYAIYDPVARRCVMARAGHLTPALVYPDGSATFPDVPAGPPLGLGGMPFRTAELDVPEGSQLVLYTDGLIEDRRRDLDVGMELLRRALEGHPDRAPEESCQAVLDELLPERPADDVALLIARTRALPPENVADWDVPGDPAAVSGMRGAVSAKLAEWGLAELGFGMELVLSELITNAIRYASEPIHVRLIRDRTLICEVADGSSTSPHLRYAATTDEGGRGLFLVSQMTERWGTRYTPQGKVIWAEVALPKSGELPGVPGFEIPDIPLE, encoded by the coding sequence ATGATCGGCAAGAGTCCCCGCAGCGTCGCCGGGCAGGTTTTCGTCCTGCAGGTGGCGCTGGTCGTGGTTCTCGTGGTCTGCGCGGTCTTCGCCCTCGTCCTGCAGTCGGAGCGTGACACGAGCACGGAGGCGAGGCGCCGGTCCATCGCCGTCGCCGAGACCTTCGCGCACTCCCCCGGTGTCGTGGAGGCGCTGCGTTCGCCCCACCCGTCGGCGGTGCTCCAGCCGCTGACCGAGGCGGGACGCAAGAGCGCGGGCGTCGACTTCATCGTCGTCATGGACAAGAAGGGCATCCGCTACACGCACCCCATCCCGAGCAAGATCGGGAAACGTTTCGTCGGCAGGATCGCCCCGTCGCTGGCCGGCCACGTCTACACCGAGAGCGTCCACGGCCCGCTCGGCCACGAGGTGCAGGCGACGGTGCCGATCCGGGACGACCGGGGCAAGGTGACGGCGCTGGTCTCCGCCGGGCTCAAGGTGAAGAACGTGACCAACGCCGTGGACCGGCAGCTGCCGATCATCCTCGGCGCCGGCGCGGCGGCCCTCGTGGTGTCCACCGGCGGCACCGCGCTCGTGGGCCGGCGGCTGCGGCGGCAGACCCACAGCCTGGCCCCGGACGAGATGTCCCGGATGTACGAGCACCACGACACGGTGCTGCACTCGGTGCGCGAGGGCGTCCTCATCGTCCAGGACAACGGTCGGCTGCTGCTGGCCAACGACGAGGCCCGGCGGCTGCTGGAGCTGCCCGTGGAGGCCGAGGGGCACACCGTGCGCGAGCTGTCGTGCCTCGACGCCGACATGGCGGAGCTGCTCTCCTCCGGCCGCGAGGCGACCGACGAGGTGCACTTCGCCGGCGGCCGGCTGCTCGCCGTCAACCAGCGGCCCACGCACCCCGAGGGCGGCCCCCGGGGCACCGTGGTGACGCTGCGGGACTCCACCGAGCTGCAGGCCGTCTCGGGCCGGGCCGAGGTCACCCGGGAGCGGCTGGAGCTGCTCTACGACGCCGGCCTCGGCATCGGCACCAGCCTCGACGTGGTCCGCACGGCGGACGAGCTGGCCCAGCTCGCCGTGCCCCGGTTCGCCGACTTCGTCACCGTGGACGTGGCCGACGCCGTCCTGCACGGCGAGGAGCCCGGCCCCAAGGCGACGGACATGCGGCGCGTCGCCGTCAGCGGCATCCGGGACGACCACCCGCTCTACGAGCGGGGCCGGCTGATCGACTTCCTGCCCTCCACCCCGCAGGCCCTCGGCTACGACGCCGGCCGCACCCAGCTGGTGACCGACCTGTCCTCCGCCTCGGGCTGGCAGGCGCAGGACCCGGAGCGCGCCCGGCAGATCGTCGACTTCGGCATCCACTCGCTGATCAGCGCGCCCGTCCAGGCCCGCGGCGTGGTGCTGGGCATGGTCAACTTCTGGCGCTCCAAACGGGACGCCTTCGACGAGGAGGAGCTGTCGCTGGCCGAGGAGCTGGTGGCCCGGGCGGCGGTCAGCATCGACAACGCCCGCCGGTACGCCCGCGAGCACGCGCTGGCGGTCACCCTCCAGCGCAGCCTGCTGCCGCGGGCGCTGCCCGAGCAGAGCGCCCTGGACGTCGGCTACCGCTACCTGCCCGCCCAGTCGGGCGTGAGCGGCGACTGGTTCGACGTGATCCCGCTGCCGGGCGGCCGGGTGGCGCTGGCCGTCGGGGACGTGGTCGGGCACGGTCTGCACGCCGCCGCGACGATGGGCCGGCTGCGCACCGCGGTGCACAACTTCTCCACCCTCGACCTGCCGCCGGACGAGCTGCTCAGCCACCTGGACGACCTGGTCGGCCGTATCGACCAGGACGAGGCGTGCGCGGACACCTCCGGTGAGATCGTCGGCGCCACCTGTCTGTACGCCATCTACGACCCGGTGGCGCGCCGCTGCGTCATGGCGCGCGCCGGGCACCTGACACCGGCCCTGGTGTACCCCGACGGCAGCGCCACCTTCCCCGACGTGCCGGCCGGGCCGCCGCTGGGCCTGGGCGGCATGCCGTTCCGGACGGCCGAGCTGGACGTGCCCGAGGGCAGCCAGCTCGTGCTGTACACCGACGGGCTCATCGAGGACCGCAGGCGCGACCTGGACGTGGGCATGGAGCTGCTGCGCCGGGCGCTGGAGGGGCACCCCGACCGGGCGCCGGAGGAGAGCTGCCAGGCGGTGCTGGACGAGCTGCTGCCCGAGCGGCCCGCCGACGACGTGGCGCTGCTGATCGCGCGCACCCGGGCGCTGCCACCGGAGAACGTCGCCGACTGGGACGTGCCGGGCGACCCGGCCGCCGTGTCCGGGATGCGCGGCGCCGTGTCCGCGAAGCTGGCGGAGTGGGGCCTGGCCGAGCTGGGCTTCGGCATGGAGCTGGTGCTGAGCGAGCTGATCACCAACGCCATCCGCTACGCCTCCGAGCCGATCCACGTCCGGCTGATCCGGGACCGCACGCTGATCTGCGAGGTCGCCGACGGCAGCAGCACCTCGCCGCACCTGCGGTACGCCGCGACGACCGACGAGGGCGGCCGGGGCCTGTTCCTGGTGTCGCAGATGACCGAGCGCTGGGGCACCCGGTACACGCCCCAGGGCAAGGTGATCTGGGCCGAGGTGGCGCTGCCGAAGAGCGGGGAGCTGCCGGGGGTCCCGGGATTCGAGATCCCGGACATCCCCCTGGAGTGA
- a CDS encoding GH92 family glycosyl hydrolase yields the protein MRFRPMSLLLAAVLAMSGAPTALAATAAPPGLVKDPTPYVDPLIGTRNGGNVFPGAVVPFGMLSWSPENTRGDATRTAAPGGYQYDATRIRGFSLTHMSGTGCAGGSGDIPFFPYAGEVTSSPASDTKDAVYASGFSHPDETAEPGHYRVGLASGVTADLTATARTGSARFTFPADKPASLLVRTANSEVGSTDSSVTIDPAGRTVSGSVTSGDFCGYLDPEGRRAYYTLYFTARFDRPFKTHGTWRDGTLDPGSTTASGGTGGFADGGRPVAGKGAGGYVEFAPGTGPVNVKVGISYVSRAAAAANLAAENPPERSFDAMRDAARAAWRERLGAVRVGGGSATDRTTFYTALYHSLLHPNVISDADGRYRGSDDKVHRVARGHRAQYGTFSGWDVYRDQVQLLTLLDPRTGSDVAQSLYEMARQNGGVWDRWLHGASGTHVMNGDPAPTALAGIRAFGGTDFDLRGALGSLVRAATVPTEQDLSAAGKPVLSVGQRPSLDKYLDKHYMPSVSNAWGGAAETLEMSTADFSLSQLAAAAGRKGTAAAFARRAQWWQNNFDIAAVPSGADGSGGYIANRKADGSWVTGFTPDTGNGFVEGTAAQYTWMVQHDPAGLFAAMGGTGKALARLDDFFHDADGGWAFTGSGGTKSELDNEPSLNVPYLYDYAGAPYKTQETVRAAMRRLWSAEPGGIPGNDDLGAMSAWYVFSALGMYPQVPSRAELVLASPLFERAEIHRPHGNDISVRAPGAAWDAPYVRSLKVDGRRGDRPWLPASFVRDGGRLDYTLSATPDRSWGATEPPPSFRQGEQPYQIGVGPTAATLAPGDSTEVAVRALSLNGGTGPDVRFRVETPDGVTATPAEGSVTDGARQITLTAADGVHQGFYDVTVTVTSDGTSYRQPVALTVAAPGTLLAAYNGTGVSDDTGDHAEADYDGGGWSYSRQALAAAGLTPGGHGTVDGLAFTWPDSPAGRPDNASAAGQSVDLATPAATLSFLGSAVNGNQRTTATVTYTDGSTGTIDLAFTDWTVGGGGGTVQYGNRVVAKTAYRNVAGADKDPVATYVFATEPFRAPPGKSIRSVRLPDDTDLHVFTLAVG from the coding sequence ATGCGTTTCCGTCCCATGTCCCTGCTGCTGGCCGCGGTGCTCGCGATGAGCGGTGCCCCCACGGCCCTCGCGGCGACCGCAGCTCCCCCCGGGCTCGTCAAGGACCCGACCCCGTACGTCGACCCGCTGATCGGCACCAGGAACGGCGGCAACGTCTTCCCGGGCGCCGTCGTGCCCTTCGGCATGCTCTCCTGGAGCCCGGAGAACACCCGGGGCGACGCCACCCGCACCGCGGCCCCCGGCGGCTACCAGTACGACGCCACCCGGATACGCGGCTTCAGCCTCACCCACATGTCCGGCACCGGCTGCGCGGGCGGCAGCGGCGACATCCCGTTCTTCCCGTACGCCGGCGAGGTCACCTCGTCCCCGGCGAGCGACACCAAGGACGCCGTCTACGCCTCCGGCTTCAGCCACCCCGACGAGACCGCGGAACCCGGCCACTACCGGGTCGGCCTCGCCTCCGGCGTCACCGCCGACCTCACCGCGACCGCCCGCACCGGCTCCGCCCGCTTCACCTTCCCGGCCGACAAGCCCGCCTCGCTGCTGGTGCGCACCGCCAACTCGGAGGTCGGCTCCACCGACTCGTCGGTCACCATCGACCCCGCCGGCCGCACCGTCTCCGGCTCCGTCACCTCCGGCGACTTCTGCGGCTACCTCGACCCCGAAGGCCGGCGCGCCTACTACACGCTCTACTTCACCGCCCGCTTCGACCGGCCCTTCAAGACCCACGGCACCTGGCGGGACGGCACGCTGGACCCCGGATCCACCACCGCCTCCGGCGGGACCGGCGGCTTCGCCGACGGCGGTCGGCCGGTCGCCGGCAAGGGCGCCGGCGGGTACGTCGAGTTCGCCCCCGGCACCGGCCCGGTGAACGTCAAGGTCGGCATCTCCTACGTCAGCCGGGCGGCGGCCGCGGCGAACCTCGCCGCCGAGAACCCGCCCGAGCGCTCCTTCGACGCAATGCGCGACGCCGCCCGGGCCGCCTGGCGCGAGCGCCTGGGCGCCGTCCGGGTCGGCGGCGGCAGCGCCACCGACCGCACCACCTTCTACACCGCCCTCTACCACTCCCTCCTGCACCCGAACGTGATCAGCGACGCCGACGGCCGCTACCGGGGCAGCGACGACAAGGTGCACCGGGTGGCCCGCGGCCACCGGGCCCAGTACGGCACCTTCTCCGGCTGGGACGTCTACCGCGACCAGGTCCAGCTGCTCACCCTGCTCGACCCGCGCACCGGCTCCGACGTCGCCCAGTCGCTGTACGAGATGGCCCGGCAGAACGGCGGGGTCTGGGACCGCTGGCTGCACGGCGCGAGCGGCACCCACGTCATGAACGGCGACCCCGCGCCCACCGCGCTCGCCGGGATCCGGGCCTTCGGCGGCACCGACTTCGACCTGCGGGGCGCGCTCGGCTCACTGGTCCGGGCGGCCACCGTGCCCACCGAGCAGGACCTGTCCGCGGCCGGCAAGCCGGTGCTGTCGGTCGGCCAGCGCCCCTCCCTCGACAAGTACCTCGACAAGCACTACATGCCGTCCGTCTCCAACGCCTGGGGCGGTGCCGCCGAGACCCTGGAGATGTCCACCGCCGACTTCTCGCTCTCCCAGCTCGCCGCGGCGGCGGGCCGCAAGGGCACGGCGGCCGCCTTCGCCCGGCGCGCCCAGTGGTGGCAGAACAACTTCGACATCGCGGCCGTCCCCTCCGGTGCCGACGGCAGCGGCGGCTACATCGCCAACCGCAAGGCCGACGGCAGCTGGGTCACCGGCTTCACCCCCGACACCGGCAACGGGTTCGTCGAGGGCACCGCGGCCCAGTACACCTGGATGGTCCAGCACGACCCGGCCGGGCTGTTCGCCGCCATGGGCGGCACCGGCAAGGCCCTGGCCCGGCTCGACGACTTCTTCCACGACGCCGACGGCGGCTGGGCCTTCACCGGCAGCGGCGGCACCAAGTCCGAACTCGACAACGAGCCCTCGCTCAACGTCCCCTACCTGTACGACTACGCCGGCGCCCCGTACAAGACCCAGGAGACCGTCCGGGCGGCCATGCGGCGGCTCTGGTCGGCCGAGCCCGGGGGCATCCCCGGCAACGACGACCTCGGCGCCATGTCCGCCTGGTACGTCTTCTCCGCCCTCGGCATGTACCCGCAGGTCCCCTCCCGCGCGGAACTGGTCCTCGCCTCGCCGCTGTTCGAGCGCGCCGAGATCCACCGCCCGCACGGCAACGACATCTCCGTCCGCGCGCCGGGAGCGGCCTGGGACGCGCCCTACGTCCGGTCCCTGAAGGTCGACGGCCGCCGCGGCGACCGGCCGTGGCTCCCGGCCTCGTTCGTGCGGGACGGCGGACGGCTCGACTACACGCTCTCCGCGACCCCGGACCGCTCCTGGGGCGCGACCGAGCCGCCGCCGTCCTTCCGCCAGGGCGAGCAGCCCTACCAGATCGGCGTCGGCCCGACCGCCGCGACGCTCGCGCCCGGCGACTCCACCGAGGTCGCCGTCCGCGCCCTGTCGCTGAACGGCGGCACCGGACCCGACGTCCGCTTCCGCGTCGAGACCCCGGACGGCGTCACCGCCACGCCCGCCGAGGGCTCGGTCACCGACGGCGCGCGGCAGATCACGCTCACCGCCGCCGACGGCGTCCACCAGGGCTTCTACGACGTCACCGTCACGGTGACCTCCGACGGCACCTCCTACCGGCAGCCGGTCGCCCTGACCGTCGCCGCGCCCGGCACCCTGCTGGCGGCCTACAACGGCACCGGGGTCTCCGACGACACCGGCGACCACGCCGAGGCCGACTACGACGGCGGCGGCTGGAGCTACTCCCGCCAGGCCCTCGCGGCGGCCGGCCTGACCCCCGGCGGCCACGGCACCGTCGACGGCCTCGCCTTCACCTGGCCCGACTCGCCCGCCGGCCGCCCCGACAACGCCTCGGCGGCCGGCCAGAGCGTCGACCTCGCCACCCCGGCGGCGACGCTGTCCTTCCTCGGCAGCGCGGTCAACGGCAACCAGAGGACCACGGCCACCGTGACCTACACCGACGGCAGCACCGGCACGATCGACCTCGCCTTCACCGACTGGACCGTCGGCGGGGGCGGCGGCACCGTCCAGTACGGCAACCGGGTCGTCGCCAAGACCGCGTACCGCAACGTCGCGGGCGCCGACAAGGACCCGGTGGCGACCTACGTCTTCGCGACCGAGCCGTTCCGGGCGCCCCCGGGCAAGTCCATCAGGAGCGTCCGGCTGCCCGACGACACCGACCTGCACGTGTTCACCCTCGCGGTGGGCTGA
- a CDS encoding GH92 family glycosyl hydrolase produces MQRRTRHRYGPAVVLTAAFVMAAGAQGAAVALPARAAAADHEFASSFEAGDPAPDWLNTVDTGADGGKRASGVDGGYSTGIPGNVTDHVTEVRASGENSGAGEVKENLADGEPGTKWLTFQPTGWAEFDLDKPVKLVTYALTSANDYDERDPRDWTLQGSTDGKDWKTLDSRSDESFPERFQTKSYDLAEPAEYQHFRLDVTRNNGASGILQLADVQFSTGGTGGPVPQDMLSLVDKGPSGSPTAKAGAGFTGKRALRYAGRHTAAGRAYSSNKVFDVNVKVAGDTRLSYRVFPSMADGDRDYDATNVSVDLAFTDGTYLSDLGATDQHGFPLSPRGQGASKALYVNQWNNVASRIGSVAAGKTVDRILVAYDSPDGPAKFRGWIDDVALRRVAPEKPKAHLSDYALTTRGTNSSGSFSRGNDFPAAALPHGFNFWTPVTNASSLSWLYEYARANNSDNLPTIQAFSASHEPSPWMGDRQTFQLMPSAASGTPDTGREARELAFRHENETARPYYYGVRFENGLKAEIAPTDHAAALRFTYPGDDASVVFDNVTEQAGLTLDKEHGVVTGYSDVKSGLSTGATRLFVYGVFDRQVTDGGSSGVKGYLRFDAGADHTVGLRLATSLISVDQAKDNLAREIPDGTSFDTVRNAAQRTWDRLLGKVEVEGATPDQLTTLYSSMYRLYLYPNSGFEEVGGKDRYASPFSAMPGPDTPTHTGAKIVDGKVYVNNGFWDTYRTTWPAYSFLTPGQAGEMVDGFVQQYKDGGWTSRWSSPGYADLMTGTSSDVAFADAYVKGVKFDAKAAYEAAVKNATVVPPASGVGRKGMSTSPFLGYTSTDTHEGLSWAMEGYVNDYGIARMGQALYEKTGEKRYQEESTYFLNRARDYVNLFDAKAGFFQGRDAKGGWRLDSAKYDPRVWGYDYTETNGWGYAFTAPQDSRGLANLYGGRQALADKLDTYFATPETASPDYVGSYGGVIHEMTEARDVRMGMYGHSNQVAHHVIYMYDAASQPWKAQQYVREALSRLYTGSEIGQGYHGDEDNGEQSAWYLFSSLGFYPLVMGGGEYAIGSPLFKKATVHLENGRDLVIKAPRNSAENVYVQGVTVNGRPWTSTSLPHSLLAKGGVLQFFMGAKPSTWGSGRDAAPVSITQDDKVPTPRTDLLKGDGALFDDTSATSATVASVDLPVTGAGKPVQYTLTSAADHTEAPAGWTLQGSADGTTWRTLDHRSGESFAWDRQTRAFTIAKPGSYPKYRLVLDSESTLAEVELLG; encoded by the coding sequence ATGCAGCGGAGAACTCGGCACAGATACGGTCCGGCGGTCGTCCTCACGGCCGCCTTTGTCATGGCGGCCGGAGCACAGGGGGCGGCGGTCGCGCTGCCCGCCCGGGCGGCCGCCGCCGACCACGAGTTCGCATCCTCGTTCGAGGCGGGGGATCCGGCACCCGACTGGCTGAACACCGTCGACACCGGAGCGGACGGCGGCAAGCGCGCCTCGGGCGTGGACGGCGGCTACAGCACGGGTATCCCGGGCAACGTCACCGACCACGTCACCGAGGTCCGGGCGAGCGGCGAGAACAGCGGAGCGGGCGAGGTGAAGGAGAACCTCGCCGACGGCGAGCCCGGCACCAAGTGGCTGACCTTCCAGCCCACCGGCTGGGCCGAGTTCGACCTGGACAAGCCCGTCAAGCTGGTGACGTACGCGCTCACCTCGGCCAACGACTACGACGAGCGCGACCCGCGGGACTGGACGCTCCAGGGCTCCACGGACGGCAAGGACTGGAAGACCCTCGACAGCCGCTCGGACGAGTCCTTCCCGGAGCGGTTCCAGACCAAGTCCTACGACCTCGCCGAGCCGGCCGAGTACCAGCACTTCCGGCTGGACGTGACGAGGAACAACGGTGCCTCGGGCATCCTGCAACTCGCCGACGTGCAGTTCTCCACCGGCGGCACGGGCGGCCCGGTGCCGCAGGACATGCTGTCGCTGGTCGACAAGGGACCGAGCGGTTCGCCGACGGCCAAGGCGGGGGCCGGATTCACCGGAAAGCGCGCACTGCGCTACGCCGGACGGCACACCGCGGCCGGCCGGGCGTACTCGTCCAACAAGGTCTTCGACGTGAACGTGAAGGTCGCCGGCGACACCCGGCTGTCGTACCGCGTCTTCCCGTCCATGGCCGACGGCGACCGCGACTACGACGCCACCAACGTCTCCGTGGACCTGGCCTTCACCGACGGCACCTACCTGAGCGACCTGGGCGCGACCGACCAGCACGGCTTCCCGCTGTCGCCGCGCGGCCAGGGCGCGTCCAAGGCGCTGTACGTCAACCAGTGGAACAACGTGGCCTCGCGGATCGGCTCGGTGGCGGCGGGCAAGACCGTCGACCGGATCCTGGTGGCCTACGACTCCCCCGACGGCCCGGCGAAGTTCCGGGGCTGGATAGACGACGTCGCGCTGCGCCGGGTGGCCCCCGAGAAGCCGAAGGCGCACCTGTCGGACTACGCGCTGACCACCCGCGGCACCAACTCCAGCGGCAGCTTCTCGCGCGGCAACGACTTCCCGGCGGCGGCCCTCCCGCACGGCTTCAACTTCTGGACGCCGGTCACCAACGCGTCCTCGCTGAGCTGGCTGTACGAGTACGCACGTGCGAACAACAGCGACAACCTCCCCACGATCCAGGCGTTCAGCGCGAGCCACGAACCCAGCCCCTGGATGGGCGACCGGCAGACCTTCCAGCTGATGCCCTCCGCCGCCTCCGGCACCCCGGACACCGGGCGTGAGGCACGCGAGCTGGCCTTCCGGCACGAGAACGAGACCGCGCGCCCGTACTACTACGGCGTCCGGTTCGAGAACGGCCTGAAGGCGGAGATAGCCCCGACCGACCACGCGGCGGCGCTGCGCTTCACCTACCCGGGCGACGACGCGAGCGTCGTGTTCGACAACGTCACCGAGCAGGCCGGGCTGACCCTGGACAAGGAGCACGGCGTCGTCACCGGCTACTCCGACGTGAAGTCGGGCCTGTCGACGGGCGCCACCCGGCTGTTCGTCTACGGCGTCTTCGACAGGCAGGTGACCGACGGCGGCTCCAGCGGGGTCAAGGGCTACCTGCGGTTCGACGCGGGCGCGGACCACACCGTCGGGCTGCGCCTGGCGACCTCGCTGATCAGCGTCGACCAGGCGAAGGACAACCTGGCCCGGGAGATCCCGGACGGCACCTCCTTCGACACGGTCAGGAACGCGGCCCAGCGCACCTGGGACCGGCTGCTCGGCAAGGTCGAGGTGGAGGGCGCGACCCCGGACCAGCTCACCACGCTGTACTCCAGCATGTACCGGCTCTACCTGTACCCGAACTCCGGCTTCGAGGAGGTCGGCGGCAAGGACCGGTACGCCTCGCCGTTCTCCGCCATGCCGGGCCCGGACACCCCGACGCACACCGGCGCGAAGATCGTCGACGGTAAGGTGTACGTCAACAACGGCTTCTGGGACACCTACCGCACCACCTGGCCGGCCTACTCGTTCCTGACCCCCGGTCAGGCCGGCGAGATGGTCGACGGCTTCGTGCAGCAGTACAAGGACGGCGGCTGGACCTCCCGCTGGTCCTCCCCCGGCTACGCCGACCTGATGACCGGCACCTCCTCGGACGTGGCGTTCGCCGACGCGTACGTCAAGGGCGTGAAGTTCGACGCGAAGGCGGCGTACGAGGCGGCGGTCAAGAACGCCACGGTCGTCCCCCCGGCGTCGGGCGTGGGCCGCAAGGGCATGAGCACCTCGCCGTTCCTCGGCTACACCAGCACCGACACGCACGAGGGCCTGTCGTGGGCGATGGAGGGCTACGTCAACGACTACGGCATCGCCCGGATGGGCCAGGCGCTCTACGAGAAGACGGGCGAGAAGCGGTACCAGGAGGAGTCGACGTACTTCCTCAACCGCGCCCGGGACTACGTGAACCTCTTCGACGCCAAGGCGGGCTTCTTCCAGGGCCGTGACGCCAAGGGCGGCTGGCGCCTGGACTCCGCGAAGTACGACCCGCGCGTGTGGGGCTACGACTACACGGAGACCAACGGCTGGGGCTACGCCTTCACCGCCCCGCAGGACAGCCGGGGCCTGGCCAACCTGTACGGCGGCCGGCAGGCCCTCGCGGACAAGCTCGACACGTACTTCGCCACCCCGGAGACGGCCTCCCCGGACTACGTCGGCTCCTACGGCGGTGTCATCCACGAGATGACCGAGGCCCGGGACGTGCGGATGGGCATGTACGGCCACTCCAACCAGGTCGCGCACCACGTGATCTACATGTACGACGCGGCCTCCCAGCCCTGGAAGGCGCAGCAGTACGTCCGCGAGGCGCTCTCCCGCCTGTACACCGGCAGCGAGATCGGTCAGGGCTACCACGGCGACGAGGACAACGGCGAGCAGTCGGCCTGGTACCTCTTCTCCTCGCTCGGCTTCTACCCGCTGGTGATGGGCGGCGGCGAGTACGCGATCGGCTCCCCGCTGTTCAAGAAGGCGACCGTGCACCTGGAGAACGGCCGGGACCTGGTGATCAAGGCCCCGCGCAACAGCGCGGAGAACGTCTACGTGCAGGGCGTGACCGTCAACGGCCGCCCCTGGACGTCGACCTCGCTCCCCCACTCGCTGCTGGCCAAGGGCGGGGTGCTGCAGTTCTTCATGGGGGCGAAGCCGTCCACCTGGGGCAGCGGCCGCGACGCGGCGCCCGTGTCCATCACCCAGGACGACAAGGTGCCGACGCCGCGCACCGACCTGCTCAAGGGTGACGGGGCCCTGTTCGACGACACCTCGGCGACGAGCGCGACGGTCGCCTCGGTCGACCTCCCGGTCACCGGTGCCGGCAAGCCCGTCCAGTACACGCTGACCTCGGCCGCCGATCACACGGAGGCACCGGCCGGCTGGACGCTGCAGGGCTCGGCGGACGGCACGACCTGGCGCACCCTGGACCACCGGTCCGGGGAGTCGTTCGCCTGGGACCGGCAGACCCGGGCGTTCACGATCGCCAAGCCGGGCTCGTACCCGAAGTACCGGCTGGTCCTCGACTCCGAGTCGACGCTGGCGGAGGTGGAGCTGCTCGGCTGA